In the Polyodon spathula isolate WHYD16114869_AA unplaced genomic scaffold, ASM1765450v1 scaffolds_648, whole genome shotgun sequence genome, TTACCAGCAATTAAACCATCTGTCAATGATCCTTTCAGGTAGTGTGAGACTATCAGAGCCATCAGTTTAGGACAAAGCCTGCAACgcttctgcaatgcatttttttgttttgttttgttttaaaggcaACTCGGGTGAATTAATAGCAGTTACAAGCATATTATTTTTGGTAAAAGTACTTTGGACAAAGCATGCAACAGTTATCCACTATGAAATAAGAAACCCAGACAGTACAGATATCCCCTACTTTTTAGACATTATAAAACAGGTTTTGTGAACTCAAGTTCAAAAAGTTACCCTGCTAGAaggttgaaaaaaaattaaaaaataaaataaaaaatacaagtattAGAAAAATATAGGAAACTTAACTGTGCATGCAGTGGCTAAAGGGGACGTACAGCCTCATTCACGAAGCTTTAACACATGAGTTATCTAAGGAAAGCATGTTTTTATGGATATTCTATAGTTATTCATGATATACAAGGAACTTGTTCACAGTTGCTGGCATCCAGAACAGTTTTAATGTCATGCATATGAATATTTAATCCAACAGACTTTATAAAACactattgtttaaataattaatgagtTAAAGGGTTGTGAATAGGGTCTACGAAGACAATTCCAACTGGACTATACCTTTAAGAGACTGTCCTGGCTCCAAAATGCCATCTAATCTTTCGTATCAAGCTTACTCCTGAAAGAGGACGTGACTTTACTCAGTGTTAAACTCTTTTGCGCATCTCATGTCAAGCAGGTTGTTATCTGCACTACCAATGTTCTGATGCTCTTTCCTGgctgtgcatttactgtaaaaaacaCTGAGCTCCTCTAATCACTCCCAGACTCGTCTCACAGTAAACACCGAGCGTGCTTTGTGATGCTCAAAATGAAGTGTACGCAGTACATATATCACAGTGTATTAGGAAACAAGTCATCACATTAATAACAAGAGATGCAGGACTTTGCCTTCAGTCAGTGACTAAACATATTGCATATTAACAACAAGCATAATACAATTACTATTGTGATGGTTAACATTATCCCCTATCTAATCCCATTGATATCAGTTATAACACCGATACAGTAAACGATATATAATAATCACTTTGTTGCAAAATGTGTCAGTTCAAAATCACTCCACCCGGGCAACACAATGATCGGTTCAATGATACACGGCCAGCGGAGATTCAGTTTCCAGCATCTTTTACAAAGAAGGAAGTTTGAACATGCAGTCACAGCCGACCGTATTTACTGCGAGGGTCAAAACTTCAGTGGGGTCTTACAAAGTTGCAACCCCACTCTAAAAAACACCTGGACATAATAACTTACTGCTCAACATTCATATTTAAAGCCAGATGAATACACACATGGGCTGAGCTATATTGCTGTTTGTCTGTTATAACTGGTTACGGACATCTTAACCTTGAGCAGTCTTCTCAGTAAACCTTTCCAAgtttgtcagtaaaaaaaaaagcttagctACAAAGTGTTGTTAATAAGAAACAGTAACACAGCAGCATTCTCCAGGACATTAAGGCGTTTACCCCAAATTTGTAACAAATGTTAATGTTGGTTGACAGAGTTCCTTAGCATTTCCACTTCCTCCTGTCAATACAAAACCGGTATATGCAAGTGAGACGAATCACTGACTTCTTTCAGTATATTGTGTTAGTATTTAGTGATGTCATTCAGAGGGTCAATCATagtcttatttattattaaaagtacacACTATCGTCAGGTTTCCTTGCTTGTCAGTACATGGCCAAGATTCAAGTCCAGAAATTAGAGATCAGAGCAATGCAATGGTTAATGGTGAGGCCTACAAACTTTCACAGTTACTCAGACTTGAAGAAACAGGTTGCTAAGGCAACAGCACCTTCCTAACCTATTTCAACACTTAGCTTTAAACCGACTGCAGAAGGAAATAGTGAGAAGGGTGAGATATGGCAACATACTTGAGATTTTCTACCCCTGAGTCACAAACACAAGACCTGCACAGCCAATTCAGATAATGTACAAAGAACAAGATAAATTGCTAAATTGATCATCGTTTAAATATTCCATCAAAACATGCAAATGATGCAGCTGTGGAGTCCTTGCTTGAGTGTTTAAAGACCAGCAGCCTGCAGACTAATTCTGTGAACACAGCTGCTTTGACTTTGACTTGactttacattttaactgcattgcAAAAACACAATCAAACACTTTACCTGCAGTGCCACGCGCTTTGCTGCCTctgctttcatttcttttttcaaatccTCTATGTCCCTCCTGGAAAACACACGGCATAGAAATACAGTAAGAAAAGAATGCATTTCCAAGCAATTGTGTTTAGAAAACTTACATTTAAGACAACATTCCACAAGTAGTTGTTGTAAAGGGAAAATGTTAAtgaactgataaaaaaaagaggTTTAGAAACTGATTTAAATTGTAGTTATATATGGGGTGATTAGAAAAtgagtttaccacatcaatgcacctTATACTTTCTAATAACCCTGTATATATGTAATAAGTGCAACATTTTGAAACTTTTTAAATCCACTGCTTGCAGGAATATgccattagttttatttttagtcaTATTTCTACAGTGCCTTTGCATCCAATACATTTCTCTATGACCGCTGGTTTTGAAAAGCACTCACACATGCTGGTTCCTCAGCAATGCCAGTCCCAGGCTCAGATCCCTGATTTCAGCCTTGAGCTCCGCGATGTTCTCATGCGTCTCTGGTATGCTCTGCGACGGAACTGCTTTTAACGGGGAAGCGACCCTCGGAAAACGAGACGCAGTTTGATCGTTCTCTGCGTGATCGTTCTTTGGTGTTACTGGTGAGAACAAAGGCTTTTCCACAGTCTAacgaaagaaaagcaaaacacacatttGAGAAGGGTTTGTTTTAGGCTTTGTGGGGAAAGTGCAGAAGACCAGGTTTTggccacagtttaaaaaataagtaatattttattGGCGagatcaagagaaaaaaaaacaaaacaaaacaaatatggtATCTTCCCAACATCTTTCTCAGCAAGGCACAAACAACTCCTGCCTCCTACCAATCATTTCCGTGGAACACTTCCCCTcctttgtgtgtctctctcataGCTTTTACACCATGACCAATCAGTCTAACGAGTTACTCCCTAATGAGTAACTAGTGCTGCCTGTGCAAATTTACCAATTAGCCAAATGAGTTTACTAAACCCCTAATCCTTGTGATTTTACCAAGGAACCTTAATCTTCTTGTGCCAGGATTCCTGCACCAGCCCAGGCTCATTAAGCCAATTAAGCCCACAAGCTTGCAGAGAGAGAAATGGGGGAAAAGCAAACCGAAATTAGCATTATACATACGAATAGTATTGATATGGATCAAGTCAAGGAACAGGGTCCTTTACTCTGTCACAGGGTGGTTCAACATTTTCAAAAGCTACGACCCTtctgtactcttttttttttttttaagtttgtatgTTTGTGAACATGTTAAACATGCTTAACGACCCCCCCTAACAAGGTATTGCAAAAGGGAACAAAAATGACTGATCTTTATCATTATGTTTTAGCAAATTAGGCTTCTTTCTCACTTTGAGTTATTCATCTCTCTACAGTATTAGTTTCACTGGTGCTCTGAATCAAGCCAGGGAACTTCCTTCTCTATTCTTTCTAACCATGCTGTTATTCTCAGTTCAGATATTTTATTGTCTGGTAAACTGATCAAATTGGTGCAATGACAAACATTCACAAGCATGTCCAGCTCAACAACGTGCTTTCTGTAGCTCTGGGACACCATCAATAGGCAACAAACTGTTGGGAAAATGCACGatggcctttttaaaaaaaggaaccaaTAAGAAAATGAATGTGATTTTGATCTCAGTATTCGTATTTGGGGAATTCTTTGTGCATAAtcacataaaaacataaatgacGGTTATAGAACACCTTACAAAATTTTGAAGAAGTTCtcaaaaaaaggaatttaaataaAGTAAGCACAAAACATGAtttaggtgtgtttttttttcttcttagtaGTATAATgcaatgtataatttaaaattgtgcttcTAAAATAATTGTGTTCGCATAATTTCTAAGCCTAAATTAGGAACTGTAGTTAACATAACAGTGTTTGATCTAGCGTCATTTTAGCACGCTGCTGTACTTATACAGTTCCTTCTCACAGTACCTGCTAAACAATTCAAAAGAACAGACTGTTAAACTGTTAACAAATTACTGACACTCACAAGCATCAGAACAGTTACCCTCGCAGGATTTCCTCAGCCACACTTCCTGTGTGTTCTCTGCCTTACCCTTGCTCTGAAACACTCAGGACTTACTGTTTTATGAATAACCAGGTGTGACGGGGGTCTTCTTCCCTGATGTTTGGCTCTGTTGGCAGTGGGGTGGCTTAGCTTGTCTGAAGAGACGGCTACATCTTCAATATGAACTGAATCTAGATTGAAAACAGACAGTGGGCTTCAGCACAGCCAGCTTCCATCAAAGCTCAGCAGAACCAttcaaatcaactctctggtAGAATTTGAACTGTCAGATCTCATCGATAAGGAGTTCAAATTCATGCAGCTTACTGTAGGTGGTCTAGTGGTTTGGTTTGGGGTTTTGAGACAGTAGGCCTCAGAGTGAAAACCATTGCAGACAGAATGCAATGAATTCAGTCCAGTAGCTCTGAGCAAGTGAGTCTGAGCAAACGTGTACTGATGTTTTATCTGTCTAATCAATAACAATGTCATTGATTTCTTGACAGCTGCTTATTAATATACAATTGTACTTGtacaaagaaaacagtaaaacacatacTGATATTAAACTCCAAAACCTACAGTCTCACCTATTCCAAGTTCTGAACAAGGgcaattataataaaacatgctCACTAACACAGATCAGTTGTTGGATGCATCATTAATGTACTTCAAGTGCATGGTATATGAATGAAATAATAGCGCGATTTAGCAGAATGCGTTAATTCATATGCCATTGCTATTACTGTGACCTCAAATAGAGTTACAAAGCGTACAGACTATAGTTTACTCTTACCTGTCTCCTTCGCCTTCTCTTTTACCATCTCTGTAGGTTTGGGAGATAATGGGGTGTTCTCTCCATTTGTTCTGGGTATGAACGTAAGGGAAgacaatttatttatatgtatttccaCATATTTTTCCACATATGCAATAAATGTATCCATTATGCATCCTTTCATTCACGATacttaatttaaacaatttaattcACAAAATGAACCCACACcacattaaataatataatacacatctTAAAATTGCTACCTTACCTTAAGTTACtgatattatacatttttatacgATGTCAATTATTATAAAGTACAGTCATGTTGAAAAGACATTTGAATTAAACAGAATATCTGTATGCAAATTCTGTGGGCCTTTATCGTGATTTAGAAATGGAAAAAGTCTGAACCCTGAATAAGCTGCATCCTGTTTTTGACGCAGGTAGCAGTTTGCAAGGTTCTTGCCCATGAGCAGCATGCTAAGAGTTACAAAAGGCACTTGATAGGGTTATCACAGTTTATATTACAGACACACAGCATCTTTAAATACGTACCAAAtatcaaatcaaacaaaaactgtgGTGAAGGTCATTTAATAATAAAGGAGATCTACGCAAgctcaaataaacaaataaaagaatcaGCTCAGGCCCGGACACATTTGTGATGAAGGAGTTTTCATCTAAAGCCACTTCGATGTTAAATAACAACGTATATTGATTTAAAAGCCACgcaagatttttttgtttgtttgtttcttacaaattataaaaaattagaagaaaaaaaatatattgtctcCTAAACAAGTTTACTTTTGAACTCTTCTTAAACAGTGTACTGTAGGAGACCTTactcaggggtgtccaatcctgttccgagagggccggtgtccctcctggtttttggtccaactgtgccctaaattgcttaattacaacaataattggtaataattgggcCAATTAAACAATTTcggacacagttggaacaaaaagcaggagggacaccagccccccaggaccaggattgggcagcCCTGAGTCTTACTTGAATCATTCGAATCACATAGACCTAATGGACGGGCCTCTCTGGTCTTTGATGTCTATGCTCCAGCTGAATCGTTGAGGTGTCCGTTACACACTCACTTGTTTGGCAGGTTTTTGACAGGCTTGTTCTTTACTGGCGGCGGCACTTtcttcagaggagggaggagctGCTTGGAGGAAGGGTCACTCCTCAGGTTCTTTGTCTCATCTGTAAGGACTACACCGTCAGCAGCAAATGGTGCTAGGAGCGTTTGAAATAGTTCCCAGTCATAATTAGTATTGATACAGGAACCTGTACTTTTTACACATGAGTTTTTAAtgatgttattgtaaataaaaagaaaactacagctAAAACCGGTTCTACTGTTTTTATGCGCGCAACGTTTTTAAATGCACCCTCTTTGCACAAGACCACATCTCGACAATATTATTGTTGTACAAGAGACTGTAATTCAAATCTAATTATGAACAAGCACACGGAATGATATGCTGTCACATTCaaataaagtaataaagaaacataaataaaccTTATAAAAGGAAAAGTGTACTTTATATTGAAATTACTGtcacacattttaaactgttaccAAAAACGCTATCGCTGTATCTTCCTGTCACCCATATTTAAAGTACTgatagcattattatttttatttaatagaaaGATAATTCTGCCACAGATGGAAACCTAAAGGAGCAATGTGTTTACTAGTAAATATCCAGCTAACGTTTTCTTACCTTTTAAAGGGGCTGCCTCAGGCTTGCTATGGTCAGAACAGTTCTTGATGTTCATTGCTGGCACTCCTGGTTTAGACACTAAAAAAAGTAAGTGAAGATTGTTCAGTCTGTACTTATTGGACAAATATCTAAATACAGCATTCAGACTGAAAAAGAAAGAATCCAATAAgtatacagatttaaaaacactgtaGGGAAAACCATGACAACATTATCATTTTAATGCCTTTCCCTCCTCTACTGCTATTTTACATTATtccaatgcacattttaattgatgACTGTAGTTTCTTTTTCCATTGGTGTCACCACAGCCTTGAGGGGAATACCATGTGGGGGAATCCTGGATAGggcatttttgttttggtcttctttttttaagaatTCTGAATAAGCAGAATCTCAGTGCCTCACTTCACTTGACCTCCTGCTCTTCATCTCCAAAGCCCTACTGAAACCCCAAAGAGCTTCAGAATAAGCCAAGACCTTTATTCCATCTCCACAAAGACAGCTGCTTTAAACAGAATGGAGAGTGAATGGCATGCATTCCAGAACCACAATGAAATGTGTGGACAGAACTGTA is a window encoding:
- the LOC121308326 gene encoding SH3 domain-containing kinase-binding protein 1-like isoform X3 yields the protein MNIKNCSDHSKPEAAPLKDETKNLRSDPSSKQLLPPLKKVPPPVKNKPVKNLPNKTNGENTPLSPKPTEMVKEKAKETDSVHIEDVAVSSDKLSHPTANRAKHQGRRPPSHLVIHKTTVEKPLFSPVTPKNDHAENDQTASRFPRVASPLKAVPSQSIPETHENIAELKAEIRDLSLGLALLRNQHVRDIEDLKKEMKAEAAKRVALQEEVEMLRNSVNQH
- the LOC121308326 gene encoding SH3 domain-containing kinase-binding protein 1-like isoform X2 — its product is MNIKNCSDHSKPEAAPLKVLTDETKNLRSDPSSKQLLPPLKKVPPPVKNKPVKNLPNKTNGENTPLSPKPTEMVKEKAKETDSVHIEDVAVSSDKLSHPTANRAKHQGRRPPSHLVIHKTTVEKPLFSPVTPKNDHAENDQTASRFPRVASPLKAVPSQSIPETHENIAELKAEIRDLSLGLALLRNQHVRDIEDLKKEMKAEAAKRVALQEEVEMLRNSVNQH
- the LOC121308326 gene encoding SH3 domain-containing kinase-binding protein 1-like isoform X1, producing MNIKNCSDHSKPEAAPLKAPFAADGVVLTDETKNLRSDPSSKQLLPPLKKVPPPVKNKPVKNLPNKTNGENTPLSPKPTEMVKEKAKETDSVHIEDVAVSSDKLSHPTANRAKHQGRRPPSHLVIHKTTVEKPLFSPVTPKNDHAENDQTASRFPRVASPLKAVPSQSIPETHENIAELKAEIRDLSLGLALLRNQHVRDIEDLKKEMKAEAAKRVALQEEVEMLRNSVNQH